The bacterium region GCAACCCCCTGTGGTTGCCCTGTTGTTGCCCAGAGAATAGGAGTGGTTTTCTCATTCGCAGTAGAGATCTAACCGCCCAGGTCGAAAAGATTGATGGCTTTCAGGCCAATAGTAGGTTCCTGGCTATTTCTTCATCACGTTCGAGCTGCCTTTTAAGTTGGGTGGAATCACGGAAGGTCATATCCGACCTGAGGCGGGGGCCAAAGCGTACCCGAAGAGATTGACCATATAGATCTCCCTCGAAATCGAAAAGGTAGACTTCCAGGCTGTATTCTTTTTCTTGAAAGGTAGGACGATTACCTAAATAGGCCATCCCTGAATATGTTATCCTTTCAATTTCCACTTTGACGGCATAAACTCCATCACTCGGCAATAGGATTCTCTCATCGGTAAGCAGATTAGCGGTAGGATAACCCAGCTCCATTTTTCCCCGCCCAAGACCTGGAACAACCTGGCCCTCCACAGACGGCCAATGTCCGAGATAAGCGGAGGCTTCCTCTGTTTTCCCTTCCGAAATAAGGGTTCGGATAAGAGTGCTGCTAACCGCCACTCCGTTAATCTTCATAGGCTCAATTACCTCGACCCAAAATCCGTTTTTTTCCCCTATCTCCCTTAGAAGTTCAATATCACCTCTTCGTTTAAATCCAAAGGCATGATTATGTCCCACGCAAATTCCTGCCAACTTCAACTTTTTAAGAATAATATCTTGAAAAAATTCCTTAGGCTCAAGCTGAGCCAGGGTAGAGTCAAAGTTCATAATAAGAAAGACATCCACCCCTAAAGATGAAAGAAGTCTCTCTTTCTCAGTGGTACTCGTCAAAAGAGGCGGGCAGGCTTCAGGCTTTACTATTTGAAGGGGGTGAGGATCAAAGGTCATAATAAGGCTAAGCCCTTTTATTTGGCGGGCTGACTCGACTACTCTTTTTATAATACTTTGATGTCCCAGGTGAAGGCCGTCAAAGGCCCCCATACTCATTACGATCTGTTTTCCCAGCTCTTCAATTTTTCGTAAGACTTTCAATTTTGTTTCTCCCTGCAGTAATCGTTCACCACAGAGACACTGAGACACGGAGAATGATTTTAGAAAAAGCACTTACAGAGCAAATAATCGGGTCAGCAATATGAAGTTTATAGGCATTTAGGCCCTGGCTTATTAGAGTCAGCCTACGAAGAATGCCTTTGTCATAAAC contains the following coding sequences:
- a CDS encoding bifunctional riboflavin kinase/FAD synthetase; translation: MKVLRKIEELGKQIVMSMGAFDGLHLGHQSIIKRVVESARQIKGLSLIMTFDPHPLQIVKPEACPPLLTSTTEKERLLSSLGVDVFLIMNFDSTLAQLEPKEFFQDIILKKLKLAGICVGHNHAFGFKRRGDIELLREIGEKNGFWVEVIEPMKINGVAVSSTLIRTLISEGKTEEASAYLGHWPSVEGQVVPGLGRGKMELGYPTANLLTDERILLPSDGVYAVKVEIERITYSGMAYLGNRPTFQEKEYSLEVYLFDFEGDLYGQSLRVRFGPRLRSDMTFRDSTQLKRQLERDEEIARNLLLA